Proteins encoded by one window of Vigna radiata var. radiata cultivar VC1973A chromosome 5, Vradiata_ver6, whole genome shotgun sequence:
- the LOC106761259 gene encoding Holliday junction resolvase MOC1, chloroplastic — MESLQFTQHFHQSQFHFMNKYSPKLKPKISFRTFWVSSSHSASSSTLTKTQNLTDSPTVVPEKKRRAKASNTQFKENWLASLSYPFPEKTHLLNCEHDPTQQNDGFKWVLGIDPDVSGAVALLKTNGSVSSAQVFDSPHVKILVGQKNRTRRRLDAKSVVQLLRSFDAPIGTTAYIEQSLPFPQDGKQGWWSGGFGYGLWIGVLVASGFSVIPVPSFTWKAKFELSGSMTSKDDSRRLASTLFPSLTSMLSRKKDHGRAEALLIAAYGQDQSKSLEPSCCATVHNFET; from the exons ATGGAATCCCTACAATTCACACAGCATTTTCACCAATCCCAATTCCATTTTATGAACAAATACTCTCCCAAACTAAAACCCAAAATCTCCTTCAGGACCTTTTGGgtttcttcttctcattctgCTTCTTCTTCCACTCTCACCAAAACCCAGAATCTGACTGATTCTCCAACCGTAGTTCCTGAAAAAAAGCGCAGAGCTAAGGCTTCTAATACCCAATTCAAAGAGAATTGGTTGGCTTCACTCTCTTACCCTTTTCCAGAAAAGACCCATCTTTTGAACTGTGAGCATGACCCGACCCAACAAAATGACGGGTTCAAATGGGTCCTTGGAATTGACCCGGATGTCTCTGGTGCAGTTGCACTGTTGAAAACGAACGGTTCCGTTTCTTCAGCTCAG GTATTTGACTCTCCTCATGTAAAAATACTTGTTGGCCAGAAAAATAGGACTCGAAGGCGCTTAGATGCCAAGTCTGTTGTCCAGTTGCTTCGTAGTTTTGACGCTCCAATTG GAACCACTGCGTACATAGAGCAGTCGCTCCCTTTTCCACAAGATGGGAAACAG GGCTGGTGGAGTGGAGGATTTGGATATGGGCTATGGATTGGCGTCTTAGTTGCCTCAGGGTTTTCTGTTATTCCAGTGCCATCTTTCACTTGGAAAGCGAAATTTGAACTCTCTGGAAGCATGACTTCTAAG GATGATAGCAGGAGACTGGCATCAACATTATTTCCATCACTGACTTCCATGTTAAGTAGGAAAAAAGATCATG GAAGGGCAGAGGCTTTACTAATTGCAGCATATGGTCAAGATCAAAGCAAAAGCTTGGAACCATCTTGTTGTGCCACTGTTCACAATTTTGAAACATGA
- the LOC106761258 gene encoding protein N-lysine methyltransferase METTL21A isoform X1, whose amino-acid sequence MEERGNQLKHEEEEEEIVCLDASFFVDDNYQLTKFTFGSQDIHLFCLHSASTDFDLTGQLVWPGAMLLNDYLSKNVKMLQGCTVIELGSGVGITGILCSRFCHKVVMTDHNEEVLKILKKNIELHSCPENVSSISHELVAEKLEWGNTGQINEILRKHPGGFDFILGADIFIRFQQSSIPMLFDSVRQLLRAREGRKCKFILAYVSRAKTMDSMIIIEASKLRMKMKEVTGTRCIVGNLEGVVFEVTLE is encoded by the exons ATGGAAGAAAGAGGAAATCAGCTCAAacacgaagaagaagaagaagaaatcgTTTGCTTAGACGCATCTTTCTTCGTCGATGACAA ttACCAGCTGACAAAATTCACTTTCGGTTCGCAAGATATTCATCTCTTCTGTCTGCATTCTGCTTCTA CTGATTTTGATTTGACAGGGCAGTTGGTTTGGCCTGGAGCCATGTTGTTGAATGATTATCTTTCAAAAAATGTTAAGATGCTTCAGGGTTGCACGGTTATTGAGTTAGGTTCTGGTGTTG GTATTACTGGAATACTTTGCAGCAGATTCTGCCATAAAGTTGTGATGACAGATCATAATGAAGAAGTGCTTAAG ATCTTGAAGAAAAACATAGAGCTGCATTCATGTCCTGAGAATGTTAGCTCTATTTCTCACG AACTAGTGGCAGAGAAACTAGAATGGGGGAACACTGGTcagataaatgaaatattacgAAAACATCCTGGAGGTTTTGATTTCATACTTGGAGCTGATATCT TCATACGCTTTCAGCAGTCAAGCATACCTATGCTTTTTGATAGTGTTAGACAGCTCCTGCGGGCCAGAGAGGGCAGAAAGTGCAAATTCATTCTAGCCTATGTATCAAGAGCTAAGAC CATGGATTCGATGATTATCATTGAAGCTTCTAAGCTTCGGATGAAGATGAAAGAAGTAACTGGAACTCGGTGCATTGTTGGGAATCTTGAAGGAGTCGTCTTTGAAGTTACTCTTGAATAA
- the LOC106761258 gene encoding protein N-lysine methyltransferase METTL21A isoform X4, whose product MTTDFDLTGQLVWPGAMLLNDYLSKNVKMLQGCTVIELGSGVGITGILCSRFCHKVVMTDHNEEVLKILKKNIELHSCPENVSSISHELVAEKLEWGNTGQINEILRKHPGGFDFILGADIFIRFQQSSIPMLFDSVRQLLRAREGRKCKFILAYVSRAKTMDSMIIIEASKLRMKMKEVTGTRCIVGNLEGVVFEVTLE is encoded by the exons ATGACAA CTGATTTTGATTTGACAGGGCAGTTGGTTTGGCCTGGAGCCATGTTGTTGAATGATTATCTTTCAAAAAATGTTAAGATGCTTCAGGGTTGCACGGTTATTGAGTTAGGTTCTGGTGTTG GTATTACTGGAATACTTTGCAGCAGATTCTGCCATAAAGTTGTGATGACAGATCATAATGAAGAAGTGCTTAAG ATCTTGAAGAAAAACATAGAGCTGCATTCATGTCCTGAGAATGTTAGCTCTATTTCTCACG AACTAGTGGCAGAGAAACTAGAATGGGGGAACACTGGTcagataaatgaaatattacgAAAACATCCTGGAGGTTTTGATTTCATACTTGGAGCTGATATCT TCATACGCTTTCAGCAGTCAAGCATACCTATGCTTTTTGATAGTGTTAGACAGCTCCTGCGGGCCAGAGAGGGCAGAAAGTGCAAATTCATTCTAGCCTATGTATCAAGAGCTAAGAC CATGGATTCGATGATTATCATTGAAGCTTCTAAGCTTCGGATGAAGATGAAAGAAGTAACTGGAACTCGGTGCATTGTTGGGAATCTTGAAGGAGTCGTCTTTGAAGTTACTCTTGAATAA
- the LOC106761258 gene encoding protein N-lysine methyltransferase METTL21A isoform X2: MEERGNQLKHEEEEEEIVCLDASFFVDDNYQLTKFTFGSQDIHLFCLHSASTDFDLTGQLVWPGAMLLNDYLSKNVKMLQGCTVIELGSGVGITGILCSRFCHKVVMTDHNEEVLKILKKNIELHSCPENVSSISHELVAEKLEWGNTGQINEILRKHPGGFDFILGADICFQQSSIPMLFDSVRQLLRAREGRKCKFILAYVSRAKTMDSMIIIEASKLRMKMKEVTGTRCIVGNLEGVVFEVTLE; the protein is encoded by the exons ATGGAAGAAAGAGGAAATCAGCTCAAacacgaagaagaagaagaagaaatcgTTTGCTTAGACGCATCTTTCTTCGTCGATGACAA ttACCAGCTGACAAAATTCACTTTCGGTTCGCAAGATATTCATCTCTTCTGTCTGCATTCTGCTTCTA CTGATTTTGATTTGACAGGGCAGTTGGTTTGGCCTGGAGCCATGTTGTTGAATGATTATCTTTCAAAAAATGTTAAGATGCTTCAGGGTTGCACGGTTATTGAGTTAGGTTCTGGTGTTG GTATTACTGGAATACTTTGCAGCAGATTCTGCCATAAAGTTGTGATGACAGATCATAATGAAGAAGTGCTTAAG ATCTTGAAGAAAAACATAGAGCTGCATTCATGTCCTGAGAATGTTAGCTCTATTTCTCACG AACTAGTGGCAGAGAAACTAGAATGGGGGAACACTGGTcagataaatgaaatattacgAAAACATCCTGGAGGTTTTGATTTCATACTTGGAGCTGATATCT GCTTTCAGCAGTCAAGCATACCTATGCTTTTTGATAGTGTTAGACAGCTCCTGCGGGCCAGAGAGGGCAGAAAGTGCAAATTCATTCTAGCCTATGTATCAAGAGCTAAGAC CATGGATTCGATGATTATCATTGAAGCTTCTAAGCTTCGGATGAAGATGAAAGAAGTAACTGGAACTCGGTGCATTGTTGGGAATCTTGAAGGAGTCGTCTTTGAAGTTACTCTTGAATAA
- the LOC106761258 gene encoding uncharacterized protein LOC106761258 isoform X3 → MEERGNQLKHEEEEEEIVCLDASFFVDDNYQLTKFTFGSQDIHLFCLHSASSITGILCSRFCHKVVMTDHNEEVLKILKKNIELHSCPENVSSISHELVAEKLEWGNTGQINEILRKHPGGFDFILGADIFIRFQQSSIPMLFDSVRQLLRAREGRKCKFILAYVSRAKTMDSMIIIEASKLRMKMKEVTGTRCIVGNLEGVVFEVTLE, encoded by the exons ATGGAAGAAAGAGGAAATCAGCTCAAacacgaagaagaagaagaagaaatcgTTTGCTTAGACGCATCTTTCTTCGTCGATGACAA ttACCAGCTGACAAAATTCACTTTCGGTTCGCAAGATATTCATCTCTTCTGTCTGCATTCTGCTTCTA GTATTACTGGAATACTTTGCAGCAGATTCTGCCATAAAGTTGTGATGACAGATCATAATGAAGAAGTGCTTAAG ATCTTGAAGAAAAACATAGAGCTGCATTCATGTCCTGAGAATGTTAGCTCTATTTCTCACG AACTAGTGGCAGAGAAACTAGAATGGGGGAACACTGGTcagataaatgaaatattacgAAAACATCCTGGAGGTTTTGATTTCATACTTGGAGCTGATATCT TCATACGCTTTCAGCAGTCAAGCATACCTATGCTTTTTGATAGTGTTAGACAGCTCCTGCGGGCCAGAGAGGGCAGAAAGTGCAAATTCATTCTAGCCTATGTATCAAGAGCTAAGAC CATGGATTCGATGATTATCATTGAAGCTTCTAAGCTTCGGATGAAGATGAAAGAAGTAACTGGAACTCGGTGCATTGTTGGGAATCTTGAAGGAGTCGTCTTTGAAGTTACTCTTGAATAA